In Aspergillus fumigatus Af293 chromosome 2, whole genome shotgun sequence, a genomic segment contains:
- a CDS encoding putative diacylglycerol O-acyltransferase (DgaT): MKMSASKTVTSSASAVSTSSGRSTPSKLVNGATRNGSAAAGNGSTGTAKGKRRSKYRHVAAYHSELRHSSLSRETSVVPSFLGFRNLMVIVLVAMNLRLIIENFMKYGVLICIKCHDYRKQDVVLGSILFALVPCHLFLAYIIELVAAQQSKKTVGRQKKDLSTEEREREQQAFRSTWRYTAFFHTVNATLCLAVTSFVVYFYINHPGIGTICELHAIIVWLKNCSYAFTNRDLRQAMVDPSAESALPEIYSTCPYPRNITLGNLTYFWLAPTLVYQPVYPRSSHIRWSFVAKRLAEFFGLAVFIWLLSAQYAAPVLRNSIDKIAVMDIASILERVMKLSTISLVIWLAGFFALFQSLLNALAEVMRFGDREFYTDWWNSPSLGAYWRSWNRPVYLFMKRHVFSPLVGRGWSPFAASFMVFSLSAVLHEMLVGIPTHNLIGVAFAGMMFQLPLIAVTAPFEKVNDALGKIVGNSIFWVSFCLVGQPLGALLYFFAWQAKYGSVSKIHV, from the exons atgaagatgagtgCTTCCAAAACAGTAACTTCGTCAGCCAGTGCCGTTAGCACGAGCTCTGGAAGGTCGACTCCGTCGAAGCTCGTCAATGGAGCTACCCGCAATGGCTCCGCAGCAGCTGGCAACGGCTCTACCGGGACAGCCaaagggaagaggaggagcaaaTATCGCCATGTTGCAGCTTATCATTCAGAGCTGCGGCATTCGAGCCTCAGTAGAGAGACCAGTGTGGTCCCAAGCTTTCTTGGATTCCGGAATCTCATGGTGATTGTTTTAG TGGCGATGAATCTTCGCCTGATAATTGAAAATTTCATGAAA TATGGCGTCCTTATCTGCATCAAATGTCATGACTATCGGAAGCAGGATGTAGTTCTTGGGTCGATTCTCTTTGCCCTTGTTCCATgccatctcttccttgcgTACATCATTGAATTGGTTGCAGCTCAGCAATCCAAGAAAACTGTCGGTCGACAGAAAAAGGATCTATCgacggaggagagggagCGCGAACAACAGGCCTTCCGCTCAACCTGGAGGTATACAGCCTTCTTCCATACCGTGAACGCTACCCTTTGCCTCGCCGTGACCAGCTTCGTTGTTTATTTCTACATCAATCATCCTGGAATCGGTACAATTTGTGAGCTCCACGCAATCATTGTGTGGCTCAAAAATTGCTCCTATGCATTTACGAATCGCGATCTGCGGCAGGCAATGGTCGACCCCTCTGCAGAGTCTGCTCTCCCAGAAATCTACTCCACATGCCCATATCCAAGAAATATCACACTTGGGAACCTTACATATTTTTGGCTAGCACCGACACTTGTATATCAACCCGTTTATCCTCGATCGTCGCATATTCGATGGTCTTTTGTTGCCAAACGGCTTGCTGAGTTTTTTGGTTTAGCTGTCTTCATATGGCTTCTCTCGGCTCAGTATGCAGCCCCGGTCTTGCGAAATTCCATTGACAAGATAGCTGTGATGGATATTGCGTCAATCCTCGAGCGGGTCATGAAACTCTCCACAATTTCGCTTGTCATTTGGCTCGCTGGATTCTTTGCGCTCTTCCAGTCGCTGCTGAATGCTTTGGCGGAGGTCATGCGGTTCGGAGATCGTGAGTTCTACACAGATTGGTGGAACAGCCCGAGTCTCGGCGCATACTGGCGGTCATGGAACAGGCCGGTGTACCTCTTCATGAAGAGGCATGTTTTCTCGCCGCTGGTAGGAAGAGGCTGGAGCCCTTTTGCGGCGAGCTTCATggtcttttccctctctgcAGTCCTGCATGAGATGTTGGTGGGGATTCCTACCCACAATTTGATCG GTGTTGCATTTGCGGGGATGATGTTCCAGCTGCCATTGATTGCTGTGACAGCTCCCTTTGAAAAGGTGAATGACGCCTTGGGCAAGATTGTAGGGAACTCAATCTTCTGGGTAAGCTTTTGCCTCGTTGGTCAACCGCTGGGTGCGCTCTTGTATTTCTTTGCATGGCAGGCGAAGTACGGAAGTGTCAGCAAGATACACGTTTAG
- the pyrG gene encoding orotidine-5'-phosphate decarboxylase pyrG: protein MSSKSQLTYGARASKHPNPLAKRLFEIAEAKKTNVTVSADVTTTRELLDLADRLGPYIAVIKTHIDILTDFSVDTINGLNVLAQKHNFLIFEDRKFIDIGNTVQKQYHGGALRISEWAHIINCSVLPGEGIVEALAQTASAQDFPYGPERGLLVLAEMTSKGSLATGEYTKASVDYARKYKNFVMGFVSTRALTEVQSDVSSASEDEDFVVFTTGVNLSSKGDKLGQQYQTPASAIGRGADFIIAGRGIYAAPDPVEAAQRYQKEGWEAYMARVCGKS from the exons ATGTCGTCCAAGTCGCAATTGACTTACGGTGCTCGAGCCAGCAAGCACCCCAATCCTCTGGCAAAGAGACTTTTTGAGATTGccgaagcaaagaagacaaaCGTTACCGTCTCTGCTGATGTGACGACAACCCGAGAACTCCTGGACCTCGCTGACC GTCTCGGTCCCTACATCGCCGTCATCAAGACACACATCGACATCCTCACCGATTTCAGCGTCGACACTATCAATGGCCTGAATGTGCTGGCTCAAAAGCACAACTTTTTGATCTTCGAGGACCGCAAATTCATCGACATCGGCAATACCGTCCAGAAGCAATACCACGGCGGTGCTCTGAGGATCTCCGAATGGGCCCACATTATCAACTGCAGCGTTCTCCCTGGCGAGGGCATCGTCGAGGCTCTGGCCCAGACCGCATCTGCGCAAGACTTCCCCTATGGTCCTGAGAGAGGACTGTTGGTCCTGGCAGAGATGACCTCCAAAGGATCGCTGGCTACGGGCGAGTATACCAAGGCATCGGTTGACTACGCTCGCAAATACAAGAACTTCGTTATGGGTTTCGTGTCGACGCGGGCCCTGACGGAAGTGCAGTCGGATGTGTCTTCAGCCTCGGAGGATGAAGATTTCGTGGTCTTCACGACGGGTGTGAACCTCTCTTCCAAAGGAGATAAGCTTGGACAGCAATACCAGACTCCTGCATCGGCTATTGGACGCGGTGCCGACTTTATCATCGCCGGTCGAGGCATCTACGCTGCTCCCGACCCGGTTGAAGCTGCACAGCGGTACCAGAAAGAAGGCTGGGAAGCTTATATGGCCAGAGTATGCGGCAAGTCATGA
- a CDS encoding snoRNA-binding rRNA-processing protein IMP3 yields the protein MVRQLKYHEKKLLRKVDFINYKSDGGHREHQIRQRYHLQNDTDYKSYNALAGSLRQLAHKLSQLDPDSDPLRKKIESEVLDKLWRMGLLKQSREQGAGLSRVEREVTVSAFCRRRLAVVMVRTGMVETIKAAVTYIEQGHVRCGPEVVTDPAYLVTRNMEDHITWVDSSKIKRNIMRYRDNLDDFELL from the exons ATGGTCCGCCAGCTCAAATATCACGAGAAAAA ACTCCTCCGAAAGGTCGACTTCATCAACTACAAATCCGACGGCGGCCACCGCGAACACCAAATCCGGCAACGCTACCACCTCCAAAACGACACAGACTACAAGTCCTACAACGCGCTCGCCGGCTCCCTCCGCCAGCTCGCCCACAAGCTCTCCCAGCTCGACCCGGACTCGGATCCGCTGCGCAAGAAGATCGAGTCCGAGGTGCTGGATAAGCTGTGGCGGATGGGATTGCTGAAGCAGTCGCGCGAGCAAGGGGCGGGGTTGTCAAGGGTGGAGCGCGAGGTGACAGTTTCGGCGTTTTGTAGGAGGAGGTTGGCTGTTGTGATGGTGAGGACGGGGATGGTGGAGACGATCAAGGCT GCTGTGACGTATATCGAGCAGGGTCATGTGCGCTGTGGCCCAGAGGTTGTCACGGACCCGGCGTATCTGGTGACGCGCAATATGGAGGACCATATCACCTGGGTGGATAGCAGCAAGATCAAGCGCAATATCATGCGCTACAGGGATAACCTGGATGATTTTGAATTGTTGTAG
- a CDS encoding MAPEG family protein, protein MVAIVVPENYGSVVAVALGAIPVLSFIHGCIVTGLRKDAKVPYPHSYATVEQCKSNAKAEQFNCAQRAHANYLENMPQTMLFTLFAGLKYPHLATAIGASWLFFRSLYLYGYVYSGKPQGKGRLLGGFFWFSQGALWALSVFGVAKDMISY, encoded by the exons ATGGTTGCTATCGTTGTACCAGAAAATTACGG TTCCGTCGTCGCCGTTGCCCTAGGAGCTATTCCAGTGCTTAGCTTCATTCATGGATGTATCGTGACTGGCCTTCGGAAGGATGCCAAGGTCCCCTATCCGCACAGCTATGCGACCGTTGAGCAATGCAAGTCAAAT GCCAAAGCCGAGCAATTTAACTGCGCGCAGCGGGCCCACGCTAACTACCTCGAGAATATGCCTCAAACAATGCTCTTCACCCTCTTCGCGGGTCTGAAATACCCTCACCTGGCAACAGCAATTGGCGCTTCATGGCTGTTTTTCCGATCTCTCTACTTGTACGGCTATGTGTACTCGGGTAAGCCACAAGGCAAGGGCAGATTGCTGGGAGGTTTCTTCTGGTTTTCTCAAGGCGCTCTGTGGGCTCTGAGTGTGTTTGGTGTTGCCAAAGACATGATCTCTTACTGA
- a CDS encoding allantoate permease family MFS transporter: MAEDKAPRPTMDPKLEKHAHDADEAMKAFEGMEGESITLDEETNKRLLKIIDWHMMPIMCVVYGMNYLDKTTLSYASVMGIKKDINLKGDDYQWLGSLFYFGYLAWEYPTSRLLQRLPLGKYSAACIIIWGTILSCFAAVSNFPGAVAIRFFLGVFEASVTPGFALLTSQWYTKQEQNSRVNIWFSFNGWGQIFGGLVAYGIAVGTAKNGSAIEPWKIVFLFTGLLTVALGVIFLWVVPDSQLNARWLKKEDRILAVARVKVNQQGIGNKHFKIYQVKEALMDPMTWAFFFYALIADIPNGGITNFFSQMISSFGYTAEESLLYGTPGGAVEVVALLVNGYVGQITGQRILCSTGGLITSIIGMVLIVALPLSNNVGRLIGYYMTQASPTPFVALLSLVSSNVAGYTKKTTVAALYLIGYCAGNIIGPQVFRPKDAPRYVPAEITIIVCWGVCLLLLVFIWWWYNKENKRKALIRASPDYVSLENQAFLDLTDGENHDFIYAL; this comes from the exons ATGGCCGAGGACAAGGCTCCCCGACCCACCATGGATccgaagctggagaagcacGCCCATGATGCGGATGAGGCGATGAAGGCCTTTGAGGGTATGGAGGGCGAGTCTATTACCCTCGATGAAGAAACGAACAAAAGACTTTTAAAGATTATTGACTGGCATATGATGCCGATCATGTGCGTTGTGTATGGGATGAACTATTTAGATA AAACTACCTTGTCGTATGCTAGTGTCATGGGaatcaagaaggatatcAATCTGAAGGGCGATGATTATCAATGGTTGGGGAGTTTATTCTACTTTG GCTACTTGGCATGGGAATATCCGACCAgtcgtcttctccagcgtTTACCCCTAGGGAAATACTCTGCAGCTTGTATCATCATCTGGGGCACCATCTTGTCCTGTTTTGCTGCTGTCAGCAACTTCCCAGGGGCCGTTGCAATTCG ATTCTTCCTGGGTGTTTTTGAAGCTTCCGTCACCCCCGGCTTTGCCCTATTGACTTCCCAG TGGTACACCAAGCAAGAACAGAACAGCCGAGTCAATATATGGTTCAGCTTCAACGGCTGGGGCCAGATTTTTGGCGGCTTAGTAGCATACGGCATCGCAGTTGGTACTGCGAAGAATGGTTCGGCCATCGAACCATGGAAGATTGTGTTCCTATTTACGGGGCTGCTCACAGTGGCCTTGGGTGTGATCTTCTTGTGGGTCGTTCCTGACAGTCAGCTCAACGCCCGCTggttgaagaaagaagaccgGATTCTGGCCGTGGCGCGTGTCAAGGTCAACCAGCAAGGTATCGGCAACAAACATTTCAAGATTTATCAGGTGAAGGAGGCGCTCATGGACCCAATGACCTGGGCTTTCTTCTTTTACGCACTCATTGCAGATATCCCTAACGGCGGGATCACCAACTTCTTCAGTCAAATG ATTTCCAGCTTCGGTTACACCGCGGAGGAAAGTCTCTTGTACGGTACCCCTGGGGGTGCCGTCGAGGTGGTCGCACTTTTGGTGAACGGATATGTGGGCCAAATCACCGGACAACGTATCCTCTGCAGTACCGGCGGCCTCATCACCTCGATAATCGGAATGGTCCTCATCGTTGCCCTGCCATTGTCGAACAACGTTGGCCGTCTGATAGGTTATTACATGACCCAAGCGAGCCCGACGCCATTTGTGGCTCTCTTGTCTCTAGTGTCTTCCAACGTCGCCGGCTACACCAAGAAGACAACCGTGGCTGCGCTGTACCTGATCGGTTACTGTGCGGGAAACATCATCG GTCCACAAGTCTTCCGGCCCAAGGATGCGCCCCGATACGTACCCGCTGAGATCACCATTATCGTCTGCTGGGGCGTttgcctgctgctgcttgtCTTTATCTGGTGGTGGTACAACAAGGAGAACAAGCGGAAGGCTCTCATCCGGGCATCGCCGGACTATGTGAGTCTAGAAAATCAAGC GTTCCTCGATCTGACGGACGGAGAGAATCATGACTTTATTTATGCGCTGTAG